The segment CCAGTCCCAATGATCACATTAAGTGTTTTTAACTTAACTGATAACGACAATGATCtcataataattttgttaatcaCGTTAAATTGAGATGGTACTATTTACTActccctctctttctttctgaataagtgtcattttagagttgtgcacacggattaaaaaatcattaaattttgtatatttttcatacaaaaacatcattacccatgtatttcgaccaatagaaaaataaaatacagaataaaattaataaattctgcattgaaatatgaaaacgacacttattttgcaacgaaaaaaaatctctacaacaacacttaatatgaaacggagggagtaataacCTACCGACATAACAGCACTGTTGTTTCTCGTGCGGTACGGAACAATTAAGTTGCCAAGTTGGCATGTTCATGTATAGTACgtagtataatataaatatctcatgattctcaTTTGCAGTGTTGAAATAGATAATTGGTTTGGGTGGGTCCTTCACTATCGTATGAAATAGTTGAGGGAAGGGGAGGACACGACgagaaagaaaataagaaatccCCAGAAAATAAGGCATAATAAAATGCAATGAAACAACTGAACAATAATTCTCGCTTAGgcatgtgatgatgatgatgatctatGAACGTGATCCAGAGAGATTACTGGGTCAAATACACAGTCGTACCACCTTCTCCGCGTAAGGccatacattaatatattttattttatgtttaacgTATTTAATAGTGGAAATCAAATAACTTTTCCTTTTACACATCTTTTTCATGTAGAGTGTGGACTCGACAGGTTTGTagaaaaggagtgggaaaaCATTTCAATGGAAATccttagaaaaagaaaaaaagtgtcACCTATTCATTTATGAGTAATAAAGTCTTACTTATTAACAAACTTTCAAAAAAGTTGACATGATAAATAAGGCtaaaaatacattgaaaaatgGTAGATTTCAATCTAGCATAAGCCACATAAGCGGCTTTTGCATTGTTTATGATGATTAgttgtatattttcttatattaacTTGTGCTTTAAACAAATTTCGTTCATATTGGTCTGGCACCGAAGGGAACCTCACTGTTAAAAAGTGAAGcaagatatttaaatttctagAACATAGTTTTACGTTTGTAACAAATGAAGAAAGTCCAAGGCTTCACTCGATAAAGGCCCGAGATTACTCTGTCAAAGCCCATGACTACTAATTCTCTTGTTTGTTCTATAGGTAGACAAGGTAGACAAAGTTCCCAAAGAGCATGTAAAAGTTTGATGTGTAGTTTATAACAAGTTATAGACTTATAGCTCGGTTTTCTCGTCTTTTCATTTCAAGAGTAGTTTATTAGTTATTGTTCTTCTCATATCCAATCAGCATCTGTTGAGGGTCTTCTCCACATAACACATTCAAACAAAAGATGTACGACTAAACCTAGCAAAGGCATTATAGATAATGATTAATGACATGTCATTGCTTGTTTCCTTGTGCAAGTTAACTAGCCGGGCCTGGAGTCTGGACTGACTTCGTCTTAGTCTGAGAACAGCCTGAGCAAGTGTTCTTATTCATATGATCATCCTCAGCGGAAGATATCAACGGTTGAGCCTCATATAAACAAAAACTGGCTCTAATCACTCGTTTTTGAGAAAGCTCCAGCTCTTAGATTTTGTCAGACAGCCAATATGTTGACATCAGACGCTAGAGCACAGTCCTGGCGTGTTCGGAACTGTCTATTAGACGTATCCTCCTCAAAAGGGGTGTGGATACGTCATTAATTGGAATTTTGTTTACAAagaatttttcaattaaaaaataacagTTAAACTTAAAAGAGAAGTCTCATGTTCTTTGTCTCTATTTTAAGTCTCACTTTCTTGTCATGATCAAAACGCAAGTAGCGTGATCTTCCTTTTTACTTAAAAACATGTGgataaacatattaaaaaaatgtggaTAAACATATAAGAGCCAAGTTAATATAAGAGTTGAAAaataagagaaagagaaaataataaatagactATCTgcatacatatgtatatatgtctGTTTTGGCCATTGCCAagaataattaagtaacaattgtGCACATATTAAAAGTGTTAGCTAACTATCATAAAGTTTACGAGGAATCCAACATGAGCCGTAAAGCTAACAAGTGATATGAAAGGTGGATATATGGTAAAACAATTACGCTATGTCATCTGTAACAAAGTTTCTAAATCGGGAAAGGTTTACATCGAATTTTCTAATGCTTGTAGCAATGGGTCACGAAATTTCGGTTCGAGTTATCGAACCCCACCGTCAGATACGTCAGTTCAagaatatacatacatatatatatatagaatatactaatatatactGAATAATTATTTATCTCAAACACCCCCAAAACTTGGCCAAGAAACTCCATAcgtatgtgtatatatagttAGTTAGTTGAGATAAACTTGCTTAATTATACCacttttgtgtttatttttctttccttttccatGTTACATTTCCGAGCCCATGATTCTAACCTAGTTTCTTTCATGATTttgaaatataagaaaatataagtttttttttgtaaactaccAAGAAAGTGTAAGTTTGGTAAAAAGACATTTTATTTTTGCGTGTGAAGTCTAAAGAGTAGTAATGGGTGGTCGTAAACCATGTTGTGATGAGGTTGGATTGAGAAAGGGGCCATGGACAGCGGACGAAGATGGGAAACTAGTTGATTTCTTAAGGACACGTGGAGGAAGCGGTGGATGGTGCTGGAGAGATGTGCCAAAGCTGGCGGGGCTAAGGCGGTGCGGCAAAAGTTGCCGTCTCCGGTGGACTAATTATCTGCGGCCAGATCTCAAGAGAGGTCTTTTTAGTGAAGAGGAAATTCAACTAGTCATTGATCTTCATGCGCAACTTGGCAataggtttttattttatttccatcaCAAATAATTTACTAATGTCAATTATTTTTCTGAATAACATAAAGTAGAGGAATATTTCTCCTTAAAATTCGTATTTAGTGAaatgtttatttcattttatctAACCAACGTACGacttatattttagtaaaatatgtAGATGACTGTTTTACATTTCACGTACAATATTATATTCTAGTAACAACATACTGTGTGCACACTTAATACTGTAGATGGTCGAAGATTGCAGCAGAACTACCGGGAAGAACAGATAAcgatataaaaaattattggaACACTCATATAAAGAGGAAGCTCATAAGAATGGGTATTGATCCAAACACACATCATCCGTTTGACCAACAGAAAGTCAACCGCGAGAAGGAGGAGACGACATTGGTCAACGGTGGAAACCCTCGGGACGAGACAGAGGTACCAGTGGGTTTGCAGAATGACACGTCTGCAGGAAATCTAAACCACTTAGCTGACGTGGACGGTGACAGTATTCAACCGTGGAGCTTTTTAATGGAGAATGACGGAGGAGGATGCTCCTCCGCGGGAGAGCTGACCATGCTATTGTCCGGCGACATTACGTCATCATGTTCGTCATCGTCATCACTGTGGTTGAAGTATGGAGAGTTTGGATACGAAGATTTCGAACTTGGATGTTTCGACGACTAGAGTGAGAATAAAATACATGCTAGCTTGGTTATGTTTAGGTTCATTTTACTTAATTCTATACACATACGTGGATTAATGTTGTTGGACCAAttacttataagttataacgAATAACATCATCAAGAGCtagtattttgtattttctgaTTAATAATAAACGTTATTTACGTCACTATATAGCCTCTACAGCTTTTAACTTCATCCTTGTATGAAGGTACGTACTAAAGCAATGAACAAAGCCTTCACATCAAGTAAACATGttcaaagtaaaaataaaaaagctttgCTACAATcttaaaagttataaatatataagttaaactTTGAAGATTGGTACAATCTTCTTCACCAGCTGCTTAATTTGGTTCTTGAGTAGATTCCTCGAAATAGGTTTAACGGGGATCTTTGTTATCATATGTAAAACAACAACGAAAAAgagttgttatttttttttttgtatacatATGCGAGAGAGATGAGAGTAGTAATCTTGAAGAATCTTGAGGGATGAGATCTCTGTAGCTCTTTTTGCTTCCTAATCTAATGCGCTATGCTTCCCAGTTATTCTtaccttttgttttctttccccATAGAGAAGAAACCAACGGCTTGATGAACCAAAACCAATCAGCACTTGAAGTACGTAGATGCTCAACACACATTCATCATCATACTTCTGGGCCCAGAGCTAgttttttggtttcggttttgGTTCAAGGGGCTGATGGGTTTGAAGCTTCTGTTGATTCCTTAGCGTTCTTCTGGACAAGATCGTAGTTGATCGAAGCCAGTTGTGAGAGGTTCTGATCACCACAAAAGAGCCATTAATAAGCATTCAAAGGTATGCCAAAGGGAGAGCGTAGGAATTAAACTAACCTTGAAAGAAAAATTGCTGAAGGAATACTTCACAGCAAGATTGGGTCCATTTGCTAATTCTGCTATGCTGCCACACTCATccccctgttttttttttttttacaacataaAAACATTTGTTATGGAACTTCTTCAAGCGTGCCGAGAAATTAAGGAGAGATATGGAagtgagttaaaaaaaaagagagagatacaTCTTCCTCCTGTGTGGTGAAGGAGCTGCTGCTGCATGTGTCTGTAAGGTCATCAAAATCGCTGCCTCCATGAACATTTTCGTCTTCCGGGTTCCATATATATCGGCTCATGAAATAACTTGTGTCTTGTGGCTCAGCTGATGGTACAAACATAGCCTGTAACAAAGGATACAAAAAAACTGAAGTTAGTATAGGAGATTCGTTTTCTCAGGGAACTAACTTAGTTTGTGATCAGAATGTGGAAACAACCTTCTGCCTGGCAAGCGTGTCCCAGTTAATATCTTTGAAAAAGTGATGCTGTTTCACCTGTAAAAGTAGATTTTCAGAAGACTTGATCTAgctttgaagaaagaaaaaaatgtttagcTACGGGATGAACTAATAGAGCTTTACCTCTCCAGCTCCTGTTGCACCTAGTCTTTGTACAGGATTTTCGGTTAACAGCCTGAAACAAGGACATAAGCAGACAATGTTACCACAATCAACATGTTCTTGTTTCTCTCTGATGACGATTAAAGGCGTGGAGATACAGAGAATGCGGGAAGAGATGAAGTTTCTGAGATTTATTTGCAGAAGTGTGAGATCTTACTTGTTGATCAGATCATATGCTTCATAAGATATCTCATCTGGCACATTAGGCCATGGTATATCTCtgttgattatattttcaaaaatttgctGAAAACCCATGAATGAAAGAAACGTTAACAACCAATTAGAATAATGTATCATGTATGTCTTCTTACATCTGATGAAGTCAGCTTGATAATATTACCTGTGGGGTTTCTGCATTGAAAGGAGGAATACCCACGAGAACCTCAAAAAGAATAACACCTACTGACCACCAATCAGCTGTTTTACCTGTAGTTAGTGATATAATATAAGTCCATGAACAGATTTAATGatgacataatatatataaaaaaaggcAAATGCCCTTATGAAGATACTAACCATGACCCATTCCAAGAAGTATTTCAGGTGCAAGATAATCAGGTGTTCCAACAACTGCATGTTTCTTACGGCTATCTTTGTCTTGTGAATGTTGAGTGTTTCCATCTTCTGCTAAAAACTCACTATTTCCCAATGATGCATCACCTGATAAGTCATCTGTGCTGTTGATAAGACCAACCTTGGAAAGCCCAAAGTCCGTCAACTGTATCACAAGGTAACAGAGGTTTTATGAGAAATGTGGACCAAATCTTGGATGCTTAACGCAAAGGTTTATTATATAATCGATAGATATTTATTTACCTTGATGTGACCATCCTGATTGATCAACAAATTGTCCGGCTTTAAGTCTCTGT is part of the Raphanus sativus cultivar WK10039 chromosome 5, ASM80110v3, whole genome shotgun sequence genome and harbors:
- the LOC130495111 gene encoding transcription factor MYB20, which gives rise to MGGRKPCCDEVGLRKGPWTADEDGKLVDFLRTRGGSGGWCWRDVPKLAGLRRCGKSCRLRWTNYLRPDLKRGLFSEEEIQLVIDLHAQLGNRWSKIAAELPGRTDNDIKNYWNTHIKRKLIRMGIDPNTHHPFDQQKVNREKEETTLVNGGNPRDETEVPVGLQNDTSAGNLNHLADVDGDSIQPWSFLMENDGGGCSSAGELTMLLSGDITSSCSSSSSLWLKYGEFGYEDFELGCFDD